From a single Pseudomonas serboccidentalis genomic region:
- the pfkB gene encoding 1-phosphofructokinase, translating into MAKILTLTLNPALDLTVELPRLEAGQVNRSDEMHTHAAGKGVNVAQVLADLGHQLTVSGFLGEDNLQAFETLFVKRGFVDAFIRVPGETRSNIKVAEHDGRITDINGPGPVVDAAAQQALLERLVQIAPGHDAVVVAGSLPRGVTAQWLRELIERLNGLGLKVALDSSGEALRAAIEARPWLIKPNTEELADALDCDVVSHAAEAQAAACLHAKGIEHVVISHGADGVNWFSVGSALHATPPKVSVASTVGAGDSLLAGMLHGLLSADTPEQTLRSATAIAAMAVTQIGFGINDAAHLAQLEQGVRVRALTEQ; encoded by the coding sequence ATGGCCAAGATTCTCACCCTGACCCTCAACCCGGCGCTGGACCTCACGGTCGAGCTGCCACGCCTGGAGGCCGGTCAGGTCAACCGCAGCGACGAGATGCACACCCACGCCGCGGGCAAGGGCGTGAACGTCGCCCAGGTGCTCGCTGATCTGGGACACCAACTGACGGTCAGCGGCTTTCTCGGCGAAGACAATCTGCAAGCCTTCGAAACCTTGTTCGTCAAGCGCGGCTTTGTCGACGCGTTCATCCGCGTGCCGGGGGAGACGCGCAGCAACATCAAGGTCGCCGAGCACGATGGTCGCATCACCGACATCAACGGCCCGGGGCCGGTGGTCGACGCGGCGGCGCAGCAGGCGTTGCTCGAGCGTCTGGTGCAGATTGCACCGGGCCACGATGCCGTCGTGGTGGCCGGCAGTCTGCCGCGTGGCGTCACCGCGCAGTGGTTGCGCGAACTCATCGAACGGCTGAACGGCCTCGGTCTGAAAGTCGCCCTCGACAGCAGTGGCGAAGCCTTGCGCGCAGCCATTGAAGCGCGCCCGTGGCTGATCAAACCGAACACTGAAGAACTCGCCGATGCGCTCGATTGCGATGTGGTTTCGCACGCCGCCGAAGCACAGGCAGCGGCGTGCCTGCACGCCAAGGGCATCGAGCACGTGGTGATCTCCCATGGCGCCGACGGTGTGAACTGGTTCAGCGTCGGTTCGGCGTTGCATGCCACGCCGCCGAAGGTCTCGGTCGCCAGTACGGTGGGTGCCGGGGACTCGTTGCTGGCCGGCATGCTCCATGGTTTGCTCAGTGCCGACACCCCCGAGCAAACCTTGCGCAGCGCCACGGCGATTGCCGCGATGGCGGTGACGCAGATCGGTTTTGGCATCAACGACGCCGCGCACCTGGCGCAGCTCGAACAGGGCGTGCGCGTGCGCGCCCTGACAGAACAATAA